A window of Castanea sativa cultivar Marrone di Chiusa Pesio chromosome 1, ASM4071231v1 contains these coding sequences:
- the LOC142606494 gene encoding putative clathrin assembly protein At1g03050 — translation MAPSKFRKAIGAVKDQTTISLAKVGSSNSLGDLEVAIVKATRHDEYPAEERHIREILSLTCYSRAYISSCVNTLSRRLSKTKNWVVALKTLILIQRLLSDGDPAYEQEIFFSTRRGTRLLNLSDFRDISHSNSWDYSSFIRTYALYLDERLEFRMQSRRGKRSAFAYEEDDEEASQHNQAPPRATPVREMKNELIFSRMQHLQQLLERLLACRPTGEAKNNRVVIVALYPIVKESFQIYYDITEIMGILVDRFMEQDVQDCVKIHEMFCRVGKQFDELDVFYAWSKSIGIARSSEYPELEKITRKKLEIMDEFIRDKSALAQGKKSKPQQEEQKEVPVEENVEDMNAIKALPPPEGFVETPVVEEKKEVEPIKKEEKETKIIQQEGDLLNLGEGTITSEEHADKLALALFDGGAQPTNQAPALAWEAFNDENADWESTLVQSASNLSGQKPSLPGGFDMLLLDGMYKQAETNAAIQGPGSGVSGSASSVALGSAGRPAMLALPAPATPEGSSAMTSSADPFAASLAVAPPPYVQMSDMEKKQKLLVEEQLMWQQYAKDGMQGQLGIAKMQQHNPYNMGGYTQSY, via the exons ATGGCTCCAAGCAAATTTAGAAAAGCCATAGGAGCAGTGAAGGACCAGACCACCATAAGCCTAGCAAAAGTTGGAAGCAGTAACTCACTAGGAGACCTCGAAGTAGCCATTGTGAAGGCAACAAGACACGATGAATACCCAGCAGAAGAGAGACACATACGTGAAATACTTAGCTTAACATGCTATTCACGTGCATATATAAGCTCTTGTGTGAACACCCTCTCTAGGCGCCTCAGCAAGACTAAGAATTGGGTTGTGGCACTTAAAACACTTATATTGATCCAAAGGCTACTCTCTGATGGTGATCCTGCGTATGAGCAAGAAATCTTTTTCTCAACTAGGCGCGGCACGCGTCTTCTTAACTTGTCAGATTTCCGAGACATTTCACATTCAAATTCATGGGATTATTCTTCGTTTATAAGAACGTATGCATTGTATCTTGATGAAAGGCTTGAGTTTAGGATGCAAAGCCGGAGGGGAAAACGCAGTGCTTTTGCATACGAAGAAGATGACGAGGAAGCTAGCCAGCATAACCAGGCACCTCCAAGAGCTACACCAGTGCGTGAGATGAAGAATGAACTCATATTTTCAAGGATGCAGCATTTGCAACAGCTTCTTGAGCGACTCTTAGCATGTCGCCCTACAG GTGAAGCAAAGAACAACCGAGTTGTGATAGTGGCTCTCTACCCCATTGTGAAAGAGAGTTTCCAAATATACTATGACATAACAGAAATAATGGGTATCTTAGTAGACCGCTTTATGGAGCAAGATGTCCAAGACTGTGTGAAGATCCACGAGATGTTTTGCCGAGTTGGCAAACAGTTTGATGAGCTCGACGTGTTCTATGCCTGGAGCAAGAGCATTGGGATTGCACGCTCTTCTGAGTACCCAGAGCTTGAGAAGATTACCCGAAAGAAACTTGAGATAATGGACGAATTCATAAGAGACAAGTCAGCTTTGGCACAAGGCAAAAAATCAAAGCCTCAACAAGAGGAGCAAAAGGAAGTGCCTGTGGAAGAAAATGTAGAAGATATGAATGCTATAAAGGCTCTGCCACCACCAGAGGGTTTCGTTGAAACCCCAGTTGtggaagagaaaaaggaagTAGAACCaataaagaaagaggaaaaagaaaccaaaattaTACAACAAGAAGGTGATTTGTTGAACTTAGGAGAAGGTACAATTACAAGTGAAGAACATGCCGATAAATTAGCCTTAGCCTTATTTGATGGGGGTGCACAACCAACAAATCAAGCGCCAGCTCTTGCGTGGGAAGCCTTCAATGATGAGAATGCAGACTGGGAATCAACATTGGTACAATCAGCGAGCAATCTGTCAGGGCAGAAGCCATCACTTCCAGGTGGTTTTGACATGTTATTGCTTGATGGCATGTATAAACAGGCAGAAACAAATGCAGCAATTCAGGGTCCTGGCTCTGGGGTTAGTGGAAGTGCAAGCAGTGTTGCACTTGGTTCAGCTGGAAGGCCAGCAATGCTAGCATTACCGGCACCAGCAACACCCGAAGGCAGCTCAGCTATGACTAGTAGTGCAGACCCTTTTGCAGCCTCATTGGCAGTGGCACCGCCGCCTTACGTGCAAATGTCAGATATGGAGAAGAAGCAGAAGCTGTTGGTGGAAGAACAATTGATGTGGCAGCAGTATGCAAAGGATGGGATGCAAGGACAGCTTGGAATTGCAAAGATGCAGCAACACAATCCTTACAACATGGGAGGTTACACACAGAGCTATTGA